One segment of Setaria viridis chromosome 4, Setaria_viridis_v4.0, whole genome shotgun sequence DNA contains the following:
- the LOC117851688 gene encoding protein CUP-SHAPED COTYLEDON 2, which yields MERFGVLGTRLGLDGGGGGGELPPGFRFHPTDEELITYYLLRKAVDGTFCGRAIAEIDLNKCEPWELPDKAKMGEKEWYFYSLRDRKYPTGLRTNRATVAGYWKATGKDREIRSGRTGALVGMKKTLVFYRGRAPKGQKTHWVMHEYRLEGTYAYHYLPNSTRDEWVIARVFQKPGEVPPARKHRLGLSSAGGESCFSDSTSASIGGGGGGASASSAPRPLLPDASSLFAAAAAASADADSGSYCGAASGANGNTVVTGRELVPCFSTTTGPLDAALGIGQPYNPAPLAFEPPPPAFFSNLRSMPDNLQLPLFLSGGLSTGASTTLGPLGGGGFHWPAAGMEVKVEGRTAPQMAVGPGQLDGAFGWGF from the exons ATGGAGCGGTTCGGCGTGCTGGGCACGCGGCTGGGtctggacggcggcggcggtggaggcgagcTGCCGCCTGGGTTCCGGTTCCACCCGACGGACGAGGAACTCATCACCTACTACCTCCTCCGCAAGGCCGTGGACGGCACCTTCTGCGGCCGCGCCATCGCCGAGATCGACCTCAACAAGTGCGAGCCATGGGAGCTCCCGG ACAAGGCGAAGATGGGTGAGAAGGAGTGGTACTTCTACAGCCTCCGCGACCGCAAGTACCCGACGGGCCTGCGCACCAACCGCGCTACGGTGGCCGGCTACTGGAAGGCCACCGGCAAGGACCGCGAGATCCGCAGCGGCCGCACCGGCGCGCTCGTGGGCATGAAGAAGACGCTCGTCTTCTACCGCGGCCGCGCCCCCAAGGGCCAGAAGACGCACTGGGTCATGCACGAGTACCGCCTCGAGGGCACCTACGCCTACCACTACCTCCCCAACTCCACAAGG GACGAGTGGGTGATCGCGCGGGTGTTCCAGAAGCCCGGCGAGGTCCCGCCCGCCCGCAAGCACCGCCTCGGCCTCAGCAGCGCCGGCGGGGAGTCCTGCTTCTCCgactccacctccgcctccatcggcggaggcggcggcggcgcgtccgcGTCGTCCGCTCCGCGCCCGCTGCTCCCGGACGCCTCCTCGCTgttcgcggcggcggctgcagccaGCGCCGACGCCGACAGCGGCTCCTACtgcggcgccgcctccggcgcCAACGGCAACACCGTGGTCACCGGCCGTGAGCTCGTGCCCTGCTTCTCCACTACCACCGGCCCCCTGGATGCCGCCCTCGGCATCGGGCAGCCGTACAACCCGGCCCCGCTGGCcttcgagccgccgccgccggctttcTTCTCGAACCTGCGCTCCATGCCGGACAACCTCCAGCTGCCGCTGTTCCTCTCCGGCGGCCTGTCCACGGGCGCCTCGACGACGCTGGGCCcgctcggcggcgggggcttCCACTGGCCCGCCGCCGGCATGGAGGTGAAGGTCGAGGGCCGCACGGCGCCGCAGATGGCCGTCGGTCCCGGCCAGCTCGATGGGGCCTTCGGCTGGGGCTTCTAG